A genomic window from Brachyspira aalborgi includes:
- a CDS encoding glycosyltransferase family 2 protein gives MPLISIIVPVYNTEKYLRRCLDSLVNQTFNDIEIIIVNDCSQGNCKEIIEEYQKKDNRIKYIEHSENKSLLQARKTGNIASTGKYIMYVDSDDEIDINTCKEIFNVIKNKDYDIIHFGSKIISDFDSKDIKWNLSTNRFNINSEFLLNEVIDKKISHNMWAKAFNINIIKKLIENISDIQIMNSEDMLQCLIAFYFAKSYKVIQKPLYIYYVDIGLSNKNTNEIDIDKYDYLCRSTKIALDEFYNFLVKVKSNIAYGFLFSKIYYNQYNYLFEKIKNNNEEYVKIIEKYFDKSIISQYLHLQKYNEIENNNLEELNYKLSPYFFYMIFIDYKIIIKLFGIRIVIKNKECSNKIIVISLSNFLRRLFSINTKKIEGKKITFLNLLGFKFKLEGK, from the coding sequence ATGCCGTTAATATCGATTATCGTTCCCGTTTATAATACGGAAAAATATTTAAGAAGATGTTTAGATAGTTTAGTCAATCAAACTTTTAACGATATAGAAATTATAATTGTTAATGATTGCTCTCAAGGAAATTGTAAAGAAATAATTGAAGAATATCAGAAAAAAGATAATAGAATAAAATATATTGAACATAGCGAAAATAAAAGTTTACTTCAAGCAAGAAAAACGGGAAATATAGCATCTACGGGAAAATATATTATGTATGTCGATAGCGATGACGAAATCGATATTAATACTTGCAAAGAAATATTTAATGTTATAAAAAATAAAGATTATGATATTATTCACTTTGGAAGTAAAATAATTTCAGATTTTGATTCTAAAGATATTAAATGGAATTTATCGACAAATAGATTTAATATTAATTCAGAGTTCTTGCTTAACGAAGTTATCGATAAAAAAATATCTCATAATATGTGGGCAAAAGCTTTTAATATAAATATAATAAAAAAACTTATTGAAAATATTTCGGATATACAAATTATGAACTCCGAAGATATGCTTCAATGTTTAATCGCTTTTTATTTTGCAAAATCTTATAAAGTAATTCAAAAACCTTTATATATTTATTATGTCGATATTGGTTTGAGTAATAAAAATACAAATGAAATAGATATTGATAAATACGATTATTTATGCAGAAGCACAAAAATAGCGCTTGACGAATTTTATAATTTTTTGGTAAAAGTAAAATCAAATATAGCTTATGGATTTTTATTTTCTAAAATTTATTATAATCAATATAATTATCTTTTTGAAAAAATAAAAAATAACAATGAAGAATATGTAAAAATAATTGAAAAATATTTTGACAAATCTATTATTAGTCAATATTTGCATTTGCAAAAATATAACGAAATAGAAAATAATAATTTAGAAGAATTGAATTATAAACTTTCGCCATATTTCTTTTATATGATTTTTATAGATTACAAAATAATAATTAAATTATTCGGCATTAGAATTGTTATAAAAAATAAAGAATGTTCCAACAAAATAATTGTAATAAGTTTGAGTAATTTTTTGAGGCGATTATTTTCTATAAATACAAAAAAGATTGAAGGGAAGAAAATTACTTTTTTAAACTTGTTAGGATTTAAATTTAAGTTAGAGGGGAAATAA
- a CDS encoding glycosyltransferase family 2 protein, translating into MADNKTPLISIILPVYNAEKYIERALKSLINQSYKNIEILCIDDGSKDNSYNIIKEFKDERIKLFRQENSGPAKARNVGLSNSKGEYIMFCDADDWYEPNMCELMLETIIKQNVDFVICGCNIVDTYNTSIRSKEEFNYFKLKFNGYCNIGIYEFLMLNSMLWNKIFKKKIIDEYNIKFIDGYEHDDYNFFYKYLCCSNHFYSIYNKIYNYDISNPQSVMSTYYNDIKPKKKLDFLYSSHDLIDFVILHNFREQVIDGIIQLYKECVSRYQLFLNKKQLKELVIIQKEFLKDKQELDEHEYIKEIRNTEVDKYLKKFDIKLSLLEWIFSIKNKSSYEKILTIFGFQISFKRYRNN; encoded by the coding sequence ATGGCGGATAATAAAACTCCTTTAATATCGATTATATTGCCTGTATATAACGCTGAAAAATATATTGAAAGAGCGCTAAAAAGTTTAATAAATCAAAGTTATAAAAATATAGAGATTTTATGCATAGACGATGGCTCAAAAGATAATTCATATAATATTATAAAAGAATTTAAAGACGAAAGAATAAAATTATTTAGGCAAGAAAACTCTGGTCCTGCAAAAGCAAGAAATGTAGGGCTTTCAAATTCAAAAGGCGAATATATTATGTTTTGCGATGCGGACGATTGGTATGAGCCGAATATGTGCGAGCTTATGCTTGAAACTATAATAAAGCAAAATGTCGATTTTGTTATATGCGGTTGTAATATAGTGGACACTTATAATACAAGCATAAGAAGCAAAGAGGAATTTAATTATTTTAAATTAAAATTTAATGGATATTGTAATATAGGAATATATGAATTTTTAATGTTAAACTCTATGTTATGGAATAAAATATTTAAGAAAAAAATTATTGACGAATATAATATAAAATTTATAGACGGATATGAACATGACGATTATAATTTTTTCTATAAATATTTATGTTGTTCAAATCATTTCTATTCAATATATAATAAAATATATAACTATGACATATCAAATCCGCAATCGGTAATGTCTACATATTACAATGATATTAAACCAAAAAAGAAATTAGATTTTTTATATTCAAGCCATGATTTAATAGATTTTGTAATTCTGCATAATTTTAGAGAGCAAGTTATAGACGGAATAATTCAATTGTATAAAGAATGCGTATCAAGATATCAGCTATTTTTGAATAAAAAGCAACTTAAGGAATTGGTTATAATACAAAAAGAATTTTTGAAAGATAAACAAGAACTTGATGAACACGAATATATTAAAGAAATAAGGAATACTGAAGTAGATAAATATTTAAAGAAATTCGATATTAAACTTTCTTTACTTGAGTGGATATTTTCGATAAAAAATAAATCATCTTATGAGAAAATACTAACTATTTTTGGATTTCAGATTAGTTTTAAAAGATATAGAAATAATTAA